In Chlorocebus sabaeus isolate Y175 chromosome 5, mChlSab1.0.hap1, whole genome shotgun sequence, one genomic interval encodes:
- the C5H16orf46 gene encoding uncharacterized protein C16orf46 homolog yields the protein MDLCQKNETDLENGENNEIQSTEETEPTCTCPDGRSEKNHVYCLLDISDITLEQDEKAEGFIIGTGWEEAVQGWGRTSPAACIWPRKLPKKARVGEGACSDCLVCVNLAHRSLETKPPTEGGPEKDQSSPSQTQAAPQGPSTASRAISNICFPTCFRTEKKSLQIKEFIWCTEDWAIPDSSRGKALRNPSGGAHRGLSISGPLTSRALLVLPPLKASLSNALDVLGKKSKNSFLQSEEKVLSVEKDGCLACAYGLKTADGKGETRPIELAKHTVVNDTPSSPSPAARTSLLADLEQCCLHWPLLSEKNLACPSDSSNVRYLAALQLLQKRGVQNYKSKLQAKDPRPPVITQKAKQENRPQMLETKVFTRPLLPSLTHRKKKIK from the exons ATGGATCTCTGTCAGAAAAATGAGACTGACTTAGAAAATggtgaaaataatgaaattcaaaGCACAGAAGAAACAGAACCAACCTGTACTTGTCCAGATGGAAGAAGTGAAAAGAATCATGTTTATTGTCTTCTCGATATCAGTGACATTACGCTTGAACAAGATGAAAAAGCCGAAGGGTTTATTATTGGAACGGGATGGGAAGAGGCA GTCCAAGGGTGGGGAAGGACTTCTCCAGCTGCCTGCATCTGGCCGAGGAAGTTACCAAAAAAGGCAAGGGTAGGGGAAGGTGCCTGCAGCGACTGCTTGGTGTGTGTTAACCTGGCCCACAGGAGCCTCGAGACCAAGCCTCCTACGGAGGGGGGCCCAGAGAAGGATCAGAGCAGCCCCTCCCAGACTCAGGCAGCCCCCCAGGGCCCCAGCACTGCTTCCAGGGCGATTAGCAACATCTGCTTTCCCACCTGCTTTCgaacagagaaaaaaagtctGCAAATCAAGGAGTTTATTTGGTGCACCGAAGACTGGGCCATCCCGGACAGTAGCAGGGGCAAGGCCCTTCGGAACCCCAGTGGAggggcccacagagggctgtccATCTCAGGCCCCCTGACTTCCAGGGCCCTCCTAGTTCTGCCACCCCTGAAGGCTTCACTTTCAAATGCCTTGGATGTTCTGGGTAAGAAGAGTAAGAACTCTTTCTTGCAGTCAGAAGAGAAGGTGCTGAGTGTGGAAAAGGACGGGTGTCTGGCTTGTGCATATGGCTTGAAAACAGCAGATGGGAAAGGTGAAACGAGACCCATTGAGCTGGCCAAACACACTGTGGTCAACGACACGCcatcctccccttccccagcGGCCCGGACATCCCTGCTGGCCGATCTGGAGCAGTGCTGCCTGCACTGGCCCCTCCTGTCTGAGAAAAACCTGGCGTGCCCTTCAGACTCCAGTAACGTTCGCTATCTTGCTGCCTTGCAGCTTCTGCAGAAACGGGGAGTGCAAAACTACAAATCCAAATTGCAAGCCAAGGACCCAAGACCTCCTGTGATCACCCAAAAGGCCAAGCAGGAAAACAGGCCCCAGATGCTGGAGACCAAAGTGTTCACAAGACCTCTCTTGCCATCCCTCACA